A region from the Saccharomonospora azurea NA-128 genome encodes:
- a CDS encoding cytochrome c biogenesis CcdA family protein: MNAVTELAASGPLLLAAGLSLLAGAISFASPCVVPLVPGYLAYLAALVGADAPAVSTGEGRKKGRLAVVGAAALFVLGFTVVFAASVGGLVWLADVLWVNEELFQRIGGVVIIAMAFVFLGFFPALQRDARIHRVPRMGVWGAPVLGAVFGLGWTPCIGPTLSGVLMLATASGATGARGLLLVLLYCLGLGLPFILLAAGARWAVGAADWLRRHGRTVQIVGGAMLLVVGVLLVTGLWGELTGWMRDAFIADVEMPL; encoded by the coding sequence GTGAATGCGGTAACCGAGCTGGCGGCCTCCGGGCCGCTGCTGCTCGCCGCGGGACTGTCGCTGCTCGCGGGAGCGATCTCGTTCGCCTCGCCCTGCGTGGTCCCGCTCGTGCCCGGCTACCTCGCCTACCTCGCGGCGCTGGTGGGCGCCGACGCGCCCGCCGTGAGCACCGGCGAGGGGCGTAAGAAGGGGCGACTCGCCGTCGTGGGTGCGGCTGCGCTGTTCGTGCTCGGGTTCACCGTGGTCTTCGCCGCGAGCGTCGGCGGCCTGGTGTGGTTGGCCGACGTCCTCTGGGTCAACGAGGAGTTGTTCCAGCGCATCGGCGGGGTGGTGATCATCGCGATGGCGTTCGTGTTCCTCGGCTTCTTCCCCGCGCTGCAGCGGGACGCTCGCATCCACCGGGTTCCGAGGATGGGTGTCTGGGGCGCCCCGGTGCTTGGTGCGGTGTTCGGGTTGGGTTGGACGCCGTGCATCGGCCCGACGCTGTCCGGCGTGCTCATGCTCGCCACGGCGAGCGGCGCCACGGGTGCGCGCGGACTCCTTCTCGTGCTGCTGTACTGCCTGGGGCTGGGCCTGCCGTTCATCCTGCTGGCCGCGGGAGCGCGATGGGCCGTCGGCGCCGCCGACTGGCTGCGCCGTCACGGTCGCACGGTGCAGATCGTCGGTGGGGCGATGCTGCTCGTCGTCGGTGTCCTGCTCGTGACGGGCCTGTGGGGCGAGCTCACGGGTTGGATGCGGGATGCCTTCATCGCGGACGTGGAGATGCCACTGTGA
- the ccsB gene encoding c-type cytochrome biogenesis protein CcsB, with amino-acid sequence MPVNETLSQYSDWSYTTTVVVYVLAMIFFLVEQAFGKRGVRAAERTRERQLAGVGAGSASTTSSRESGTGASGSTTPPARTRIERIGRMGAALTILGAALHLAAFVLRGLATSRFPMGNMYEYIMAITLVTVIAWLVMMARHPIRHLSAFMLLPVVILMFVGGTMLYAVAAPVQPALQSYWLVIHVSAAAVGSGIFLVPGVASILYLIRSAYDRDPVKFGKLAPKLPSAEVLDRVAYRTTVFAFPVFTFGILCGAVWAEAAWGRFWGWDPKETVAFVAWVIYAAYLHSRATAGWRGTRAATINVVGFAATVFNLFFVNLVSTGLHSYAGVS; translated from the coding sequence ATGCCGGTCAACGAGACGCTGTCGCAGTACAGCGACTGGTCGTACACCACCACGGTCGTGGTGTACGTGCTGGCGATGATCTTCTTCCTCGTGGAGCAGGCGTTCGGCAAACGCGGTGTGCGCGCCGCCGAACGCACCCGGGAGAGGCAACTCGCGGGAGTGGGCGCCGGCTCCGCCTCCACCACGTCGTCGCGGGAGTCCGGGACGGGCGCGAGCGGTTCGACGACTCCGCCGGCCCGGACCCGCATCGAGCGCATCGGCCGCATGGGGGCGGCGCTCACCATCCTCGGGGCTGCCCTGCACCTCGCGGCGTTCGTGCTCCGCGGGCTGGCCACCAGCCGCTTCCCGATGGGCAACATGTACGAGTACATCATGGCGATCACGCTGGTCACCGTGATCGCGTGGCTCGTGATGATGGCCCGGCACCCCATCCGCCACCTGTCGGCGTTCATGCTGCTGCCCGTCGTCATCCTCATGTTCGTCGGCGGCACGATGCTCTACGCCGTCGCGGCCCCGGTGCAGCCCGCGCTGCAGTCGTACTGGCTCGTGATCCACGTGAGCGCGGCCGCCGTGGGCTCGGGCATCTTCCTCGTGCCGGGCGTGGCGAGCATCCTGTACCTGATCCGGTCCGCCTACGACCGCGACCCCGTGAAGTTCGGCAAGCTGGCGCCGAAGCTGCCCAGCGCCGAGGTGCTCGACCGGGTGGCCTACCGGACCACCGTCTTCGCGTTCCCCGTGTTCACCTTCGGCATCCTGTGCGGTGCCGTGTGGGCCGAGGCCGCCTGGGGCCGCTTCTGGGGCTGGGACCCGAAGGAGACCGTCGCCTTCGTCGCCTGGGTCATCTACGCCGCCTACCTGCACTCGCGGGCCACGGCGGGCTGGCGCGGCACGCGCGCCGCCACGATCAACGTCGTCGGGTTCGCGGCCACCGTGTTCAACCTGTTCTTCGTCAACCTCGTCTCGACGGGGCTTCACTCGTATGCCGGAGTCAGCTGA
- the resB gene encoding cytochrome c biogenesis protein ResB, with product MSQTTTEPPETPRPVYRQTPLRRAWAFLRNTWRGLTSMRTALVLLFLLALAALPGALLPQWDLNAQKTEEYIVQHGWWGELLDRLQFFDVYSSPWFSAIYLLLMVSLIGCLVPRTGEYFRAMRAGPVLTPRNLARLPHHTKAEVEADPDTVLGEVRRRLRGWRVAERTEADGVRTISAERGYLRETGNLLFHFGMLGLIATFALGAMYSYEGQVIVHADGHEFCNSGVFAYDSFDPGLQVDGTQLSPFCVKVNDFEAEYTDAGQPISYEADVQYQSGEDLTTGTWRDHHLEVNEPLRTAGDRVYLLGHGYAPTFTVTWPDGETRTQTVQWRPTDLTTMLSQGATKFDPPGITDSAERRKNQLAVTGLFAPTAAFHGSILSSSFPELTDPAVAVDIMRGELGTDSGRSQSIFEIDQRMVDAGRLERVARENLRVGESITLDDGTQISFDGVRPWVSLQVSHDPTQGWMLGFAIVMFAGLGASLAVKRRRFWARVSPVGDSGDPDLRRTVVELGGLARTDQAGYGEEFTALSRDILDRTQDRKAH from the coding sequence GTGAGCCAGACGACCACCGAACCACCGGAGACACCGCGTCCGGTCTACCGGCAGACGCCGCTGCGCCGGGCCTGGGCGTTCCTGCGCAACACGTGGCGTGGGCTGACGTCCATGCGCACCGCGCTGGTGCTGCTGTTCCTGCTGGCCCTGGCCGCCCTGCCGGGGGCGCTGCTGCCGCAGTGGGACCTCAACGCGCAGAAGACCGAGGAGTACATCGTCCAGCACGGTTGGTGGGGCGAGCTGCTCGACCGGCTGCAGTTCTTCGACGTCTACTCCAGCCCCTGGTTCTCGGCCATCTACCTGCTGCTCATGGTGTCGCTGATCGGCTGCCTGGTGCCGAGGACCGGCGAGTACTTCCGCGCGATGCGCGCCGGCCCGGTGCTGACGCCGAGGAACCTGGCGCGGCTGCCGCACCACACCAAGGCCGAGGTCGAGGCCGACCCGGACACGGTGCTGGGCGAGGTGCGCCGCAGGCTGCGCGGGTGGCGGGTCGCCGAGCGGACGGAGGCCGACGGCGTCCGCACCATCAGCGCCGAGCGCGGTTACCTGCGGGAGACCGGGAACCTGCTCTTCCACTTCGGCATGCTGGGCCTGATCGCCACGTTCGCGCTCGGTGCGATGTACTCGTACGAGGGCCAGGTGATCGTCCACGCGGACGGGCACGAGTTCTGCAACTCCGGTGTGTTCGCCTACGACTCGTTCGATCCGGGCCTGCAGGTCGACGGCACCCAGCTCTCGCCGTTCTGCGTCAAGGTGAACGACTTCGAGGCCGAGTACACGGACGCGGGCCAGCCCATCAGCTACGAGGCGGACGTCCAGTACCAGTCGGGTGAGGACCTGACCACGGGCACGTGGCGCGACCATCACCTGGAGGTCAACGAGCCGCTGCGCACGGCGGGCGACCGCGTGTACCTGCTCGGCCACGGGTACGCCCCGACGTTCACGGTGACCTGGCCGGACGGCGAGACGCGGACGCAGACCGTGCAGTGGCGGCCCACCGACCTCACGACGATGCTGTCGCAGGGTGCGACGAAGTTCGACCCGCCCGGGATCACCGACTCGGCGGAGCGGCGGAAGAACCAGCTCGCGGTCACGGGCCTGTTCGCGCCCACGGCGGCGTTCCACGGCAGCATTCTGTCGTCGTCGTTCCCCGAGCTCACCGACCCCGCCGTGGCCGTCGACATCATGCGCGGGGAGCTGGGCACGGATTCCGGACGCTCGCAGTCGATCTTCGAGATCGATCAGCGGATGGTCGACGCCGGGCGGTTGGAGCGTGTGGCCCGCGAGAACCTGCGGGTCGGCGAGAGCATCACGCTCGACGACGGCACGCAGATCAGCTTCGACGGCGTTCGCCCGTGGGTGTCGCTGCAGGTCTCGCACGACCCGACGCAGGGCTGGATGCTCGGCTTCGCCATCGTGATGTTCGCGGGGCTCGGCGCGTCGTTGGCGGTCAAGCGCCGCCGGTTCTGGGCGCGTGTGTCGCCGGTCGGTGACTCCGGCGACCCTGATCTCCGACGCACTGTAGTAGAGTTGGGCGGGCTTGCCCGTACCGATCAGGCCGGGTACGGCGAGGAGTTCACCGCCCTCTCGCGGGACATCCTCGACCGCACGCAGGACAGAAAGGCACACTGA